The Candidatus Methylomirabilis tolerans genome contains the following window.
TGCCCTGGACGAGGTTCAGAACACCAGGCGGAAGCTCGGCCCGTTCAAAGCACTCAACGATCTTCTCCCCCACCAACGGGGTGTTCCCGGACGGTTTGAAGACCACCGTATTCCCTTCGAGCAAGGCCGGGGTGATCAGCCAGATGGGAATCGCGAAGGGGAAATTCCAGGGACTGATCACCGTCACCACCCCTTTCGGCTTGCGGAACATATACGCGTCCTTCTCGGCAAGCTCCGAGGGAAGGGCCTGACCGGAAGGGAGCCGCGCGTGGCCGAACATATACTGCGCCATATGGATCCCTTCAACGACATCGGCTTTGGCCTCGTTATACGCCTTGCCGGCCTCCGATGCCACAAGGCGTGTGATCTCGTCGGCTTGGGCTTTGATTGCTTCGACAAATCGCTCGAGATACTCCCCCCTTTTTATTCGCGACAGCGCCCGCCAGCCGGCAAAAGCCGTCTTCGCGGCCACAACCGCCTGCTCCGTATCCTCCCGATTCGACAAGGCCACAGTCCCGAGCACCTGACCAAATCTGGCGGGATTACGACTTTCAAATCTGGCTCCTCCGACCGCCTCTACCCATCTCCCTGCGATATAGTTCTTCCCGTCCATCGGCCTACCTCCTCAAAACAATAAGAGCAGGTCGCCTCACGGCTTCCTGCTCTTGGTATTGTATTGGGTTTCTCACCCCCACCACTACTGACTAAGCCCTTACACCGCCCACCACCCGGTGCCGCCCCCAGTCACAGTCAAGATCCGGCATGCACACTCATAATTTAGCGCGAAGGGCAACCGGGGGCAAGCTGTTTTCCCGCGACCAGAGTGGTGATGGAGCGACTTCGCGGCCGATGGGCTTTTACCTTCGATGAGCACTTCACGCACTATGGATTCAAACGACTTTCACTCTAAAACTACTTCAGTGAGATAGTGACCATGTGACTCGTCCCATCATCCAGCGTGGTCTGAACGCGATACGTCCCCTGGCTAACATCCGCCGCTCTGGCCTCCCTGTCCTCTATGCCGCCTGCGGTCGGTCCGAACGTGTGAATTCAGCGGCTACCGAAGGCAATCCGCTGGAACGAAGGGTTCGGCGTCAACTTCATTGGATGTGATCGCTCTTCTCCAAGTTGTGCCTGGCGCAGAGCAACTGCACATTGGCAGCGGTCATGGACGTGCCGCCCTTTGCGAACGGGAGAATGTGATCAAAGTGTAGCTCGTCGACGGCGCCACAAACAGAGCACTTGGCTCCGTCGCGTTTCCAGACTTCGAGCTTGACGTGCGTAGGGACGATGCGCCGTCGCTGTGCGTTTGCGTGAACGGGTTGCTCGAAGTCTTCATCCCCCTCGACGGCGACCAACTTGAACTTGCACACCGTTCGGAACTCGTCGCGTTCGGTCCAAGCATCCACGAGGTGGAAGACACCGTTGTACGACCAGATTCCCGGGCGAATCTTTTCGTATACCCGCACTCGCTCAGGCGGCCGACTTCCGCCTTTGGTGGCATGCGCCGCTGA
Protein-coding sequences here:
- a CDS encoding HNH endonuclease, which gives rise to MNFGLGGNHSVILMSVRPNAPYRDRLEDSGTTLVYEGHDMPKGVSCPNPKVVDQPLTYPSGGPTQNGKFASAAHATKGGSRPPERVRVYEKIRPGIWSYNGVFHLVDAWTERDEFRTVCKFKLVAVEGDEDFEQPVHANAQRRRIVPTHVKLEVWKRDGAKCSVCGAVDELHFDHILPFAKGGTSMTAANVQLLCARHNLEKSDHIQ